The Candidatus Zixiibacteriota bacterium nucleotide sequence CCCCTTGGAAATCGATTTGGAAGTGATTCGGGAACTGGTATTGGGGGCGGCATGAATCACCTTGGCCCCGGCATCCTGATGCTGGCCGTTGCCCGCAAAAGCAATCGAGAGTATCTCCCCCTTGGCGCCCTCGCCGACCAGATAGACACAAGGATATTTCATGGTGAGCTTCGAACCGATATTCCCATCGACCCACTCCACCGTGGCGTTCTTATGTGCCATCGCCCGCTTGGTCACCAGATTGAATATGTTGCGGGACCAATTCTGAATAGTCGTGTAACGGATATAGGCACCCTCAAGGGCAATCAGTTCCACCACCGCCGAGTGCAGCGAATGGCTGGAATAAACCGGGGCCGTGCATCCCTCTATATAGTGCACCCGCGAGCCTTTATCGGCGATAATCAGGGTCCGCTCAAACTGCCCCATATTTTCGGTATTAATGCGGAAATAGGCCTGAAGGGGGATTTTGACATCAACGCCGGGCGGCACATATATAAATGACCCGCCCGACCAGACCGCCGAATTGAGCGCCGAAAATTTGTTGTCGGCGGCCGGAATGACCGTGGCAAAATATTTCCGCACTATTTCCGGATAATCGCGGAGGCCGCTGTCCATATCCAGGAAGATGATCCCCTGTTTCTGGAGCTCTTCCTTGAATGAATGATAAACCACCTCCGACTCATACTGGGCGCTGACCCCGGCCAGAAATTTCCGCTCGGCTTCAGGAATTCCCAGTTTATCGAAAGTGTTCTTGATATTTTCCGGGACATCATCCCATGATTTGCTCTGAAATTCGGTCGGCTTGACATAATAGAAGATATCATCGAAATTGATGCTGTTGAGCAGTTCGGTATTACCCCATTTAGGCATCGGCTTGGCCAAAAACAGGTCGAGTGCCTCGTGACGAAACTTGCGCATCCACTCCGGTTCTTTTTTCATCCGCGATATCATCTCCACCACTTCATGGCTGACTCCTTTGGCCCCTTTATGGAAATAATCTTCCGCGTCGTGAAAGCCATACCTGGTGGCGTAATCGTCGCCGATATCTATTAAAGTATTGTTATGATTGACGGTCTCTTCCATACTACACCTCAACAATCTTGGGAGTATCGCTTTCAATCCAATCGTACCCCTGCTCTTCCAGCTGGAGCGCCAGTTCCGGTCCGCCGGAACGAACAATCCGTCCGTTCATCATTACATGGACTTTGTCCGGTTTGACATAGTTGAGTATCCGTTGATAGTGGGTGACCAGAAGCAACCCTCCCTCTCTGGGCGCGGCCTTGTTGATACCGTTGGAGACAATCCGGAGAGCGTCGATATCAAGGCCGGAATCGGTTTCATCAAGCAGGGCAACGGTTGGCTGAAGCATCGCCATCTGAAGAATCTCAATCCGCTTCTTTTCACCGCCCGAAAATCCGTCATTCAAATAACGGGTAGCGAAGGACTTATCTATTTCCAGAAGCTGGAAATTGTCATGGAGTTCCTTGCGGAAATTAGCCAGCGCCGCATCATCGCCGCCGTTCTTGGCTCGCACGGCCGACCGGAGGAAATTGGCTACAGTCACACCGGGAATCGCCAGCGGATATTGAAAAGCCAAAAACAATCCTGCCCGCGCCCGCCCGGTGGCATCCATTTCCAGAAGATTCCGGCCGTTGACATAAGCCTCACCTGAAGTAATTGTATAATTGGGATGCCCGGCCAGCGCGTTCGCCAGGCTCGATTTCCCCGAGCCATTGGGTCCCATCAGGGCATGCTTTTCGCCCCGGCCAATTTCCAGAGAGACCCCTTTGACCACTTCTTTCCCCTCCACTTCCACATGGATATCATGAATGGAAAAAATCATATTTCTATCTGACATTTCAACCTCTATAGTTAGGTGCTTTTCTTTTCTTCTATTCCAAAGACGAACCGTTCAATCTCATCAATCTTTTTCTTCCTACTTCGATCCGGAAAAGCTTTCGGCGTTGAGCCGACCGGAAGCCAGATCCTCAAGGGTGACACTATCCAGGTATCCGTTGACAAACTTGTTGAAAGTTCCCCAGACTGTCCGGACGGTGCAATCCTCGGCATGAACACAGCAGTCACTGTCGCCCACATAGCGCTCGCAATGACTGGCGCTGAAAACCGGCTCGCCGAGAGCTGCAAAAACATCGCGAAGTGGAATTTCGGCTGCTGCTTTCGCCAGAGTGTATCCCCCGTGTCGTCCGCGGACGGCTTGCACCAGCCCGGCCTGCTTGAGTATCATCAGAAGCTTCCCGGCATAAGGAAGCGACAATCCTTCTTTGGCGCTGATCTCCGGAAGCGTAATGCCTCCTTCACCCGCGTGCCTTGCCAAAAGGAGCATACATCGCAATCCATATTCTTCTAAAGCCGTGACTTTCATTTCAATTCCTCTTGCCTAATCAATACCGTTTTCGTCATTATTATACAAAATCATTACAATAAAGTAAAGTATTATTTTACTTTTTTAACATTTCCTGGCAATTATTGTTCCTGGTAGAGCTGACCGGATTCAATATTATTAATAGGATAGAGAAAGAATAGTTTCTGCCTAATCTTAGGAAATCCATGGAATCAAATATGACATTAATTCGTTTACCGGCTTAATGTTATATTGCCTCCGCGTCCGGGACATATCGGGCGACTGGGATTTCGAGGAAATCGTCACATCCCACAAGTTGACTGGGAGAACACGGACGCGAACATTATTTGGCATAAAACTAGGCCGCTGATAGCGGCGCTATCTGTACATTTGTCCATTGATAGCTGTGAAATTGTGCAATATGGAAAGGATGGGAAAGAAGATTTTCTATTTGCCCGGCATTGGAGGCCCATTTGCGCCACATACTGTGCCATCATATTCATTGTTTAGAGGTCGCGGGCGCAAAGCTGGTTTTCGAGCAAAACGATGTAAGTTATTGCATAATAATATATTAAATAATATATTATAAGATTTATCATTAAAAGGGGAAACTTTTTCTTGACATTAGCCCAACGATCAATAGTATATAAATAACTCCCTGACAATTAAAGAAAAGGAAAGGACTCTACCTAACAATAAGGAGAAGTCTCTTGAACATTAAAGGTCAAACATGGGCAGACCTGATAGCCAGGCTACCTGACCTATTGGTAAAATGTTTCAAAGACAGGGATAAATCAGCGGCACTTATTACTGCAATTGTAATGTTACTAACCACTTTCATTCTCATTTCTGACTGGCCCAATTGGAAAAGCACTAATGATATTCCAATGATACTTCTCAAATTACTGATTTGCAACGGCATAATTGTCCTAATAGGATTTCTGGCTCATAAGATCATGAATAGAAAATCAAAGTAGAACGGCTTTTCTCGTTAACGCCCCGATTTATATACTCCCTTCATTTTATCTGTTTAGCCACATCAATGATAAGGCTCGCGGTCAGGCGCACCTGATTGATAATCTTCCCCTTTGCCAGCGCTTTCCAGCAATTCCCATTGTTGGATTAAATCATTGTGTTACAGGGAGATGGCGGGTAATATCGAATCCTTCGATCTGCCGGACACCTCTATCATTGCGCCTCAACTGGCATAGGCTGGGTATTCTTTGAATAAGGAAGCAGAATTTGCCCCTACCCGCTTGAGAAAGAACTTGTATCCTATGAAAAATAGAATATATTGAATGAAGAAGTTCAGTTGTACTACACATTAATTCCTGCCCGATACGGAGGTAACTATGACCCTTTGGAAATGGCTGTTAATCACCCTTTTGATTCTTTTCCCGGCGGTGGTTTCCGCAACCGATTCGCAATCGCAATTCATGCAAGTGCGAATCATGATCGACTCGAAGGAGCAGTTCATTCAAATTCAGCAAATGCCGCTGGAGATTATTCAGACCGGCGATCGATACATTGAAATAGTGACTGACCCGGCCGGAGTCAGCCGGCTGCAGTATCTTGGTTTTCGAACGGTTACGATTCACGACGACCTGACCGAGTTCTACCGGAACCGGCTTGGAGCCAAAGGCATGGGGGCATATAAAACTCTCTCCCAATTAGAGACAGAACTCTTTTTCATGAACTACGGCTACCCCAATATCGTCTCGCCGATGATCAGCATCGGAAAGACACTCGAAAATCGCGACATCTGGGCGGTCAAGATTTCCGACAATCCCAATA carries:
- the sufB gene encoding Fe-S cluster assembly protein SufB → MEETVNHNNTLIDIGDDYATRYGFHDAEDYFHKGAKGVSHEVVEMISRMKKEPEWMRKFRHEALDLFLAKPMPKWGNTELLNSINFDDIFYYVKPTEFQSKSWDDVPENIKNTFDKLGIPEAERKFLAGVSAQYESEVVYHSFKEELQKQGIIFLDMDSGLRDYPEIVRKYFATVIPAADNKFSALNSAVWSGGSFIYVPPGVDVKIPLQAYFRINTENMGQFERTLIIADKGSRVHYIEGCTAPVYSSHSLHSAVVELIALEGAYIRYTTIQNWSRNIFNLVTKRAMAHKNATVEWVDGNIGSKLTMKYPCVYLVGEGAKGEILSIAFAGNGQHQDAGAKVIHAAPNTSSRITSKSISKGGGRASYRGLVKVYPNAVKSKVSVECDALLIDGASRSDTYPTMEIDADDVRVEHEARVSKVAEEQVFYLTSRGLTEDEARLLIINGFIEPFTKELPMEYAVELNRLIQLEMEGSVG
- the sufC gene encoding Fe-S cluster assembly ATPase SufC, encoding MSDRNMIFSIHDIHVEVEGKEVVKGVSLEIGRGEKHALMGPNGSGKSSLANALAGHPNYTITSGEAYVNGRNLLEMDATGRARAGLFLAFQYPLAIPGVTVANFLRSAVRAKNGGDDAALANFRKELHDNFQLLEIDKSFATRYLNDGFSGGEKKRIEILQMAMLQPTVALLDETDSGLDIDALRIVSNGINKAAPREGGLLLVTHYQRILNYVKPDKVHVMMNGRIVRSGGPELALQLEEQGYDWIESDTPKIVEV
- a CDS encoding Rrf2 family transcriptional regulator gives rise to the protein MKVTALEEYGLRCMLLLARHAGEGGITLPEISAKEGLSLPYAGKLLMILKQAGLVQAVRGRHGGYTLAKAAAEIPLRDVFAALGEPVFSASHCERYVGDSDCCVHAEDCTVRTVWGTFNKFVNGYLDSVTLEDLASGRLNAESFSGSK